taactaataaacttaatacattGATTAAGCGTGATAAAGACAGATTACATACTGACAATAGAACCgatgttgtttataaattacagtgtaAGGATTGCGATGCGCTCTACATAGGCCAAACAAAACGACATGTACGCACACGTATTAAAGAAcatcttaacaatataaaattacatcctaCCAATCAATCAGTCGTTAGCAAGCACAGAGTTGAATTTGGACATGATTTTGAGTGGGACAAGCTGGTTATTTTacatgatgaaaaatttattaagaaaagagaaatagctgaaatgtttttcatcaagaaatttaactccACGATTAACCTACAAAGAGATaccgaaaatttaaataatatttatgacaaaattataaaagtcgtttaaactgtttttctttctaaacattgacagtttcgtttaaaaactcatgctgacatgacgtgtctcgttgtttgtgtttatctcaaatttaataatcattgattttaactaagtgacatatttaattgttccataattaagttctacttttaaacatgtccccttggattctttcttctctttcttaatttacgtgtgagtagactagttttttaacgacattatattgtattgtttgcgtttaattcggtataaattgtatccatataatttttgatccgttatatattttctttatagttacacttgaaaaggaccacaaccatatggtcgaaacgtcgtgtaaataaattgaatgattttggctagtcaggtcgttttaattaacccgttgtttacaattaaatactagcgactttaatctctaacttataaaaacaatttgtctTACATAATGATAAGatgcaaacaattttttcCCCTCAGTCAgtacaacaaaaaaataatgtagatgAGTACATCTTGGCCGTATGACAGTTAGGACACAAGTATCATGTATGTGACTTTCAAAGTCTGGgaagtttatttattagttattgTAAATATCTGGTAAACATTCGGGCATCAGTCTGTAGATTGCGATTGTTGTATTTCTTtcgatgtattattataatgacattCTTTATCAAAGATCTTAACATTATCCCATTTAAATTCATGATTGTAAACGCGTTATGGTCAGATATAACTGATAGTACGTTTCTGTTGATACGTTTCCAGTGTTCTCTTATTCTAGTATACCTAGTTTCCTACCTGTCTGACCAACATGTAATGCGTTACATTCattacaattaattgtatatacaacGTTAGTATTTGATGGTATCGGGATGGTGTCtcgattacattttaatatacaaagtaATCTCCATCAGAATCTATACACTTTTATCAACATCTTTGAACGTTTTGAAATGCGAATCAACCAAGTGGTGTTGTAGGGACCGGaacaaatgataatataaaggGGCTAAGTCTGAAGAATAAGCCGCGTGAGGCAGAGCTTCCCAAcccaaaaataatgtaataagaaTACATGGTAATTCATATGAATATATTGATGATTTTCGTCATAAGTGGCCTTGTGTTGTCATGCATCAGTATCACTTGCCTAGTCTCACTGCCGTCGACTAAACGGTCATTTTTCCTCAATTGCGTCACTCAAACAATTAAGTTGTTGCTGATAACGCTTAGCAATGTCTCACTTGGTTTAAGCAACTCTTAATACAATATACCCTTCATGTCCCATCAAATGCACATGCGTCATCCGCGGGATTAAAATTTCCTTCTCGGAATCTTTGAAACCACTTTTTACACATGCTGTAAGatacagtattttttttaagactgAACACATCATTTATTTAGCCTCATTAGCATTTTTGCTAGTTTGTAGTATAATTATACGTGTATAGTAGAATTGGAACGCAAAAAGCATGCAATGCCTGACATGCTGTTTCTCGGTTGTAATTATGCTTATTCCACTTATCCACTGCTTCTTAAGGTTGTGTCAGAGTCGAGTATTAGAGTTTTTTAAGTGAGTATTTCAAAATCCTAACATGGCGACAATAAATGtttagtttaaaaagaaagtaacacatgtattattttataaaaatttaaaaacttactatacattttattactattaaataagtgatatacaattaatatttaaataagtgacacaatttattaaatttagggGCCGAGAATTAATTTGTACAcctaatagtaataatatatatgtgttactTTCTTTTCAACACgtttgtcaaaaatttatatttttatgcaaatatttgtgataaaaaaattcataataaaaaaaataatatacatatatataatattatacatatattgaatatttttatcgtcttAATATAACAGATATAGTTATATGTAAGCTTACAATTTTTGCACGGTAATTAtgcttgttattattaattataattgtgcttgttatttttaattgttgtcCGAGAAGTAATCGTATCTTATCACACATAATTGCATAGGACGTGCATTATATCAGATTGTTAAAATTCTGAGTTTCTTTGATTCTGTTCACGTACACATGCACATATGTCAACGTTGATTTTGGCATTTTTACATGCGGAACATGTTCAATCGACTTGTGCGATCGCGATCGTACAACATCGTTATACACATCCTCTTGTTCCGCCGAGCGTGGCTTTGGAAATACCCCATTATGTTATTCATACAATGGGTGATTTGAGTAGAAATTCTTTTTAGGACATCAccttagttaaatatatatttatatttaataattatatttaattattttcttatattatattataattaatatatttaactacatatttaattaatataattatatctaacatatatttatatttaatttaattttttacttaaatgtaTTGACAAAATCTACAAGATGAATTAGGAACAAATAGCACATATTGCTATGTTCTAATATAATGTGCTAGAAcgataaaacaaaagaaaatacatattatttaaattaaaaaaatatagatataaaaagataatacacAACgcgtgaattaaaatttataaaaatatttggaaatatgataattttttgttaaattgtttttaacattttagaaagcataattttttttttggtaaatTTTTAGATGTGGTGGAGAAACGAATGCAAATCATTCTTAAGGAAGGTGCTGAGACTCTTATGGATTATGAATCTCTAACGCCAGAATTACCTCCGTTTTACGATGAAAAGAAATTCCTACTTGGTCAACAAGCcttctataataatatcttctcGATGTTGATCGCGAAACTTTGTGGCCTGATATCTCTCCTGACAATTTCTACCGTACTTAACGTAGTTATGTTCACCAAAAAAAGCGGTACTCCTTGTTTGGCGTATCGTAGATATGCGTTGACAATTCTTCACACCCTTATATGGCACGAAAAGGATCCTCACGGCAAGCCCAACGAGTACGTAAAATTCGACATAAACTTGAGgatgttataatttaagaaaaataatagagagagtacattagaaataaaagtaatagtaaacacaaattatttaattcaaatgtAAGACATATGCATGACATATTACGAagttatagatttataaaattgttagaaataaaaactaatacgataaatttgtataaacataaaaatatactttatttatttttatataatttttgtaagattatttttataattaattttgtataaaataagcagaattaaaataatggataataagtaattaaactttttaaaaaagagaactGTACATCTATTTTGACAAATTcagaattataaaagtataaataatgtgaGATTTTCaatctatataacaaattatctatatatttaaataatcaagtTTAAATTGAACTTTGGATGTTTGGTATTGAGTTTCTTTGAATATAtctcaaataatgtaaataatactgataataaaactgattttttgaatatatctgaaataatgtaaataataatatgaacaataatatttattttctcgaacATTTTTCTAccataatataatgtataaatttatttttacccaTTTTATGACTTGTATGTGTTACGTAATATCATGAACTTATTGTAGATTCTTGGAGTCCTTGAAAATCGTGAGGAGAAAGCATTGTGTTGCATTCAGACGAAGCACTGAAGCAGGCATTCATAAACCAACACAATTGGATATGGCACTCGCCCAGTTTGGATTCATCGGATATAGTATAGTAAGCGGGGAATATCTAGGAATTAAAATTACTCCCGAAGAACTGGAAGGTGTAGTGCATCTCTGGAGAGTCATCGGGAGCATGCTCGGAATGGACGACAAGTTGGTatccttatttatattttttattgtgtaagataatgaaaatgtaAGGAGAGgcaaataattctaaaagatttctctttttttaacatttcacaaaatattacgaataataataatatttataaactatacatatacacaggATGTCTATCCATAAATGCCAGAGTAAATATCTCGCAACTGATTGAAGttacaaaaaagtttaataagacAAATTGCACGGTTTTGAGTTTCGAATaacttatgtaataataaatatttcataaaaaacatTGTGTACTTTTTTgggctataaatatataaaagaaaatatgggtattggtttaaaaaaatgatagtggtttataattcgaaaaagtcacaagtaaaaaaataattttacatgcaCTTTGTAGCAGACTCAAAACCGTGCAATTTgtcttattaaacttttttgtaaCTTCAACCAGTTGCGAGATATTTACTCCGACATCTATAGAcagacacccggtatatatatatatatatatatatatatatatatatgtgtgtgtgtgtgtgtgtgtgtgtgtgtgtgtgtgtgtgtgtgtgtgtgtgtgtgtgtgtgtgtgtgtgtgtgtgtgtgtgtgtgtgtgtgtgtgtgtgtgtgtgtgtgtgtgtgtgtgtgtgtgtgtgtgtgtgtgtgtgtgtgtgtgtgtgtgtgtgtgtgtgtgtgtgtgtgtgtgtgtgtgtgtgtgtgtgtgtgtgtgtgtgtgtgtgtgtgtgtgtgtgtgtgtgtgtgtatttatatatttcttatatatgtatatacatatataaagaaaattataagagagatataacacaaataaaaatatttataaatatataatagaaatataaatatatattttaatatttttcgcaattttttatctttgtctATTTAAGTAAGATatctatcatatatatttatgtgtatttattcacaaaatctttattcttCTAGATTCAACCTGTGCACGGGTACAGTTGAAGAAACTCGCGCTCTTTGCCAAAAAATGTTAGAAGATGTGTTTGTGCCCTCTCTGGCAAAAAAGAATGAGTATTTTGATGACATGGGCAACGCGATGCTGCAGGGTCTCTGGCCCATCAACTTTAGTATTGAACCACTAGCATTCATGACGTTCACACTTTACTTGGCCTCCACGAGTGCGCGTA
Above is a genomic segment from Anoplolepis gracilipes chromosome 3, ASM4749672v1, whole genome shotgun sequence containing:
- the LOC140663977 gene encoding uncharacterized protein isoform X2 yields the protein MQIILKEGAETLMDYESLTPELPPFYDEKKFLLGQQAFYNNIFSMLIAKLCGLISLLTISTVLNVVMFTKKSGTPCLAYRRYALTILHTLIWHEKDPHGKPNEFLESLKIVRRKHCVAFRRSTEAGIHKPTQLDMALAQFGFIGYSIVSGEYLGIKITPEELEGVVHLWRVIGSMLGMDDKFNLCTGTVEETRALCQKMLEDVFVPSLAKKNEYFDDMGNAMLQGLWPINFSIEPLAFMTFTLYLASTSARNNNHSIKIDTSTMPFYSWYLFNLQHFVLKYLMRPSAWWSSFFRAIFNALMRLSLFLMEKNPFLASWMFGKEYSDVKIFHYHLD
- the LOC140663977 gene encoding uncharacterized protein isoform X1; translated protein: MTGNLPNNVSMEDVVEKRMQIILKEGAETLMDYESLTPELPPFYDEKKFLLGQQAFYNNIFSMLIAKLCGLISLLTISTVLNVVMFTKKSGTPCLAYRRYALTILHTLIWHEKDPHGKPNEFLESLKIVRRKHCVAFRRSTEAGIHKPTQLDMALAQFGFIGYSIVSGEYLGIKITPEELEGVVHLWRVIGSMLGMDDKFNLCTGTVEETRALCQKMLEDVFVPSLAKKNEYFDDMGNAMLQGLWPINFSIEPLAFMTFTLYLASTSARNNNHSIKIDTSTMPFYSWYLFNLQHFVLKYLMRPSAWWSSFFRAIFNALMRLSLFLMEKNPFLASWMFGKEYSDVKIFHYHLD